From the Deltaproteobacteria bacterium genome, one window contains:
- a CDS encoding 1-acyl-sn-glycerol-3-phosphate acyltransferase produces MLFRTLILWAAGLPVTALLFAVVLLCALLDRSGDMVHSVGSLWARIVLALAGVKVEVRGLENLPAEGPMILAANHRGIFDIPAVMGCVPVRFRWIAKKSLFSIPVIGWTMSLAGYIAIERERATKAYRSMLAAAKKISEGTSVLIFPEGTRNTSGRGLLPLKRGGFLLAARSGVPIVPLAIVGTRDIMRDGSMLIRPSNVTILIGEPIETGGRTDKELRELTAAALEAGLARIEGAPRSNPREETVNDI; encoded by the coding sequence ATGCTTTTCAGGACGCTAATCCTCTGGGCGGCGGGCCTGCCCGTGACGGCGCTGCTCTTTGCGGTCGTACTCCTGTGCGCTCTCCTTGACCGCAGCGGCGACATGGTCCACTCGGTGGGTTCGCTGTGGGCGAGGATCGTCCTCGCCCTGGCGGGCGTGAAGGTGGAGGTGAGGGGCCTTGAGAACCTGCCGGCGGAGGGCCCCATGATACTGGCGGCCAACCACAGGGGCATCTTCGACATACCGGCCGTCATGGGCTGCGTGCCGGTCCGGTTCCGGTGGATCGCCAAGAAGAGCCTCTTCTCCATACCGGTCATAGGCTGGACCATGAGCCTTGCGGGCTACATAGCCATCGAGCGGGAGAGGGCGACAAAGGCGTACCGGAGCATGCTGGCGGCGGCGAAGAAGATCAGCGAGGGCACGTCGGTCCTCATCTTCCCCGAGGGCACGCGCAACACGAGCGGACGGGGACTGCTGCCGCTCAAGCGCGGCGGCTTCCTGCTGGCCGCCCGAAGCGGCGTGCCCATCGTGCCCCTTGCCATCGTCGGCACCAGGGACATCATGCGTGACGGGAGTATGCTCATAAGGCCCTCGAATGTGACCATCCTCATCGGCGAGCCCATCGAGACCGGGGGCAGGACGGACAAAGAGTTGCGCGAGCTCACGGCTGCGGCCCTCGAGGCCGGGCTTGCGCGTATCGAGGGCGCGCCGCG